DNA from Gemmatimonadota bacterium:
GCCGCTGGTGTGGCGGGGCCGGCAGGTCCGGCGGGCCCGCAGGGTTCGACCGGTCCGCAAGGTCCGGCGGGTGCTGATGGGGCTCCGGGTGAGACTGGTCCGGCTGTGGCGGGGGGTGGGG
Protein-coding regions in this window:
- a CDS encoding collagen-like protein; translated protein: MGCEGKTGPAGPTGAAGVAGPAGPAGPQGSTGPQGPAGADGAPGETGPAVAGGG